The Methanothermobacter sp. genome includes a window with the following:
- a CDS encoding V4R domain-containing protein, with product MYDVGDLVAERPSLGTMTDIKLFRILRFMPYSIIGDGANGILYKSGKDLGRSMGLKNADEAVKFLHDKRVGELEILENNPYRLRVDECLSCAGLPASGKALCHFEGGLLAGILESMSGRPVDLREVRCWGLGDRTCEFEEFVR from the coding sequence ATGTATGATGTTGGAGACCTTGTGGCTGAAAGACCATCCCTTGGTACCATGACAGACATAAAACTGTTCAGGATACTGAGGTTCATGCCCTACTCCATCATAGGGGACGGAGCCAACGGTATCCTCTACAAGAGTGGTAAGGACCTTGGACGGAGTATGGGACTGAAGAACGCTGATGAAGCTGTGAAATTCCTCCATGATAAACGTGTCGGTGAGCTTGAGATTCTTGAAAATAACCCCTACCGCCTTAGGGTTGATGAGTGCCTAAGCTGTGCCGGGCTTCCTGCTTCAGGTAAGGCCCTCTGTCACTTTGAGGGTGGTCTACTTGCAGGAATACTCGAATCAATGAGTGGGAGACCGGTTGACCTCCGTGAGGTGAGGTGCTGGGGCCTCGGTGACCGCACCTGTGAATTTGAGGAATTTGTGCGATAA
- a CDS encoding DUF5518 domain-containing protein — protein MVKWGAVITGFILAVVFPIILSPFIDQASVLGLFLAGFVVGLMVREGATGGFWNATVAGAFGGIVLAVLLTIFGAVLGGFGGLFLGAFAGLLLVVVLLFVSMIFMGIGGAIGGFLAGD, from the coding sequence ATGGTTAAGTGGGGAGCTGTCATTACTGGATTCATACTTGCAGTTGTTTTTCCGATCATCCTTAGCCCTTTTATTGACCAGGCCTCTGTCCTTGGCTTGTTCCTTGCGGGTTTTGTTGTTGGCCTCATGGTGAGGGAAGGTGCCACTGGTGGGTTCTGGAATGCCACGGTTGCCGGTGCCTTTGGCGGCATAGTCCTAGCGGTTCTCTTAACAATCTTTGGTGCCGTCCTTGGAGGATTCGGAGGGTTGTTCCTTGGTGCATTCGCCGGTCTCCTGCTTGTGGTGGTGCTCCTCTTTGTTTCAATGATCTTCATGGGTATCGGTGGCGCCATTGGGGGTTTCCTTGCCGGTGACTGA
- a CDS encoding ion transporter: MPEDQLYNVVPMEYGELIRIKELTLLILIILDIVLLSYISFYPSNPGAVNAINQFDLFLCIILFLEFSINLKRADDRKRFLRENWMDIVAFMPVDFFRAFRFIRIIRVVKVLALFRKYLKKFFTFLVDTHLDQALGILLFAIVGGTLFFYMMESGVNRSLHGPLDSLWYSITTTIVGEVVIPPTTLYGKAITSMLMLVGVTFVGFLTASLASWFVKNPEEEKEIHDRIENIEKSIEDLKREIREIKDLLQEK, encoded by the coding sequence ATGCCAGAAGACCAACTCTATAATGTGGTCCCTATGGAGTACGGAGAACTCATCAGGATCAAGGAACTCACTCTCCTAATACTCATAATCCTTGACATAGTGCTCTTGAGCTACATATCCTTCTACCCCTCAAATCCTGGGGCCGTGAATGCCATCAACCAGTTTGACCTTTTCCTCTGCATCATACTCTTTCTGGAATTCTCCATCAACCTCAAAAGGGCCGATGACAGGAAAAGATTCCTAAGGGAGAACTGGATGGATATAGTGGCCTTCATGCCTGTGGATTTCTTCAGGGCCTTCAGATTCATAAGGATCATCAGGGTTGTGAAGGTTCTCGCCCTCTTCAGGAAGTACCTCAAGAAGTTCTTCACATTCCTGGTGGACACTCACCTTGACCAGGCACTGGGGATACTCCTCTTTGCAATAGTGGGGGGCACACTCTTCTTTTATATGATGGAGTCAGGGGTCAACAGATCCCTCCACGGTCCGCTGGACTCCCTCTGGTACAGCATCACAACCACAATCGTGGGTGAGGTTGTGATCCCCCCAACAACACTCTACGGTAAGGCCATAACCAGCATGCTCATGCTTGTGGGGGTCACCTTCGTGGGTTTCCTCACAGCCTCCCTGGCCTCCTGGTTCGTTAAAAACCCTGAAGAAGAAAAGGAGATCCATGACAGGATAGAAAACATAGAAAAAAGTATAGAGGACCTTAAAAGGGAGATCAGGGAAATAAAGGACTTGCTGCAGGAGAAATGA
- a CDS encoding cryptochrome/photolyase family protein — protein sequence MAVVFPHHLMESHPAAEKTSDFIVVEDQLFFGDPVFNLRFHKNKLLLHRATMRYYYDHLKSRGLNVRYIDYTPDPDMGYLRDHLEGYEKVYTLELLDHELERRLRRLCSETGAELVEIEGPFIFRRRLMDSYFRDGRFFLTSFYIRERRRLSILMENFKPKGGKWTFDRENRRRLPRGMNIPRPIELPENSYVREARSYVTERFSDNPGFMEHFNYPTTHREARIFLRDFIEKRLRNFGSYQDFISRDETFLFHSVLSSSLNICLLTPMEVLKAALSADAPLNSVEGFVRQVMGWREFIRAVYLLRGSYQRTRNFFNHGGRLTDKLYHGRTGLEPYDTAVRRVLTCGYTHHIERLMVIGNLMLLLGIDPDDVYRWFMEMFIDSYDWVMVPNVYGMSQYADGGLMATKPYISSSNYILRMSDHARGDWCRVWDSLFWTFLNDKRSYIGENPRMRLLYRYLTDEKLEDFQRVKRRFLDGLRDP from the coding sequence ATGGCAGTTGTCTTTCCACATCACCTCATGGAGAGTCATCCCGCTGCAGAGAAAACATCAGACTTCATTGTGGTGGAGGACCAGCTCTTCTTTGGAGACCCTGTATTCAACCTGAGGTTCCATAAGAACAAACTCCTGCTTCACAGGGCCACCATGCGCTACTATTATGACCACCTGAAATCAAGGGGTCTGAATGTCAGATACATAGATTACACGCCGGACCCTGACATGGGGTACCTCAGGGACCACCTTGAGGGATATGAGAAGGTCTACACCCTGGAACTCCTCGACCATGAACTTGAGAGGAGATTGAGGCGGCTCTGCAGTGAAACGGGCGCAGAACTCGTTGAGATTGAGGGGCCATTCATCTTCAGAAGGAGGCTCATGGACAGTTACTTCAGGGATGGCAGGTTCTTTCTCACATCATTCTACATAAGGGAGAGGAGGAGGCTCTCCATTCTCATGGAAAACTTCAAGCCCAAGGGCGGTAAATGGACATTTGATAGGGAGAACAGGAGGAGGCTGCCGCGGGGAATGAATATTCCCAGGCCCATAGAACTGCCTGAAAACAGTTATGTGCGTGAAGCCAGGAGTTACGTGACCGAGCGCTTTTCTGATAACCCTGGTTTCATGGAACACTTCAACTACCCCACAACCCACAGGGAAGCCCGGATATTTTTGAGGGATTTCATAGAAAAAAGGCTCAGGAACTTTGGAAGCTACCAGGATTTCATATCCCGTGATGAGACGTTTCTCTTCCACTCTGTACTCTCTTCCTCACTCAACATCTGCCTCCTAACACCCATGGAGGTTCTGAAAGCAGCGCTATCTGCAGATGCCCCCCTCAATTCTGTTGAGGGATTTGTGAGGCAGGTTATGGGCTGGAGGGAGTTCATAAGGGCAGTTTACCTCCTGAGGGGATCCTATCAGAGGACCAGGAACTTCTTTAACCACGGTGGCAGACTGACAGATAAACTTTACCATGGCAGAACGGGCCTTGAGCCCTATGATACCGCAGTAAGGAGGGTTTTAACCTGTGGATACACCCACCACATCGAGCGCCTCATGGTCATAGGTAATCTCATGCTCCTCCTCGGCATAGACCCTGATGATGTTTATCGCTGGTTCATGGAGATGTTCATAGACTCCTACGACTGGGTGATGGTCCCCAATGTCTATGGCATGAGCCAGTACGCTGATGGGGGCCTCATGGCAACCAAGCCCTACATATCATCATCAAACTACATCCTGAGGATGAGTGACCATGCAAGGGGTGACTGGTGCAGGGTCTGGGACTCCCTCTTCTGGACATTCTTAAATGATAAAAGGAGTTACATAGGTGAAAATCCCCGCATGAGGCTCCTCTACAGGTACCTCACAGATGAAAAACTTGAGGACTTCCAGAGGGTCAAAAGAAGATTTTTAGATGGACTCAGAGACCCCTGA